A part of Neovison vison isolate M4711 chromosome 8, ASM_NN_V1, whole genome shotgun sequence genomic DNA contains:
- the LOC122916118 gene encoding RNA-binding protein 12 isoform X2, which translates to MAVVIRLQGLPIVAGTMDIRHFFSGLTIPDGGVHIVGGELGEAFIVFATDEDARLGMMRTGGTIKGSKVTLLLSSKTEMQNMIELSRRRFETANLDIPPANASRSGPPPSSGMSGRVNLPTTVPNFNNPSPSVVTAATSVHESNKNIQTFSTASIGSAPPNMGASFGSPTFSSTIPSTASPMNTVPPPPIPPIPAMPSLPPMPSIPPIPVPPPVPTLPPVPPVPPIPPVPSVPPMTPLPPMSGMPPLNPPPVAPLPAGMNGSGAPMNLNNNLNPVFLGPLNPVNPIQMNSQSSVKPLPINPDDLYVSVHGMPFSAMENDVRDFFHGLRVDAVHLLKDHVGRNNGNGLVKFLSPQDTFEALKRNRMLMIQRYVEVSPATERQWVAAGGHITFKQSIGPSGQTHPPPQTLPRSKSPSGQKRSRSRSPHEAGFCVYLKGLPFEAENKHVIDFFKKLDIVEDSIYIAYGPNGKATGEGFVEFRNEADYKAALCRHKQYMGNRFIQVHPITKKGMLEKIDMIRKRLQNFSYDQREMMLNPEGDVSSAKVCAHITNIPFSITKMDVLQFLEGIPVDENAVHVLVDNNGQGLGQALVQFKNEDDAHGPLRDLGSALHFL; encoded by the coding sequence ATGGCTGTGGTCATCCGTTTGCAAGGTCTCCCAATTGTGGCGGGGACCATGGACATTCGCCACTTCTTCTCTGGATTGACCATCCCTGATGGGGGCGTGCATATTGTAGGGGGTGAACTGGGTGAGGCTTTCATCGTTTTTGCCACTGATGAAGATGCAAGGCTTGGTATGATGCGCAcaggtggtacaattaaagggtCAAAAGTAACACTTTTGTTGAGTAGTAAAACGGAAATGCAGAATATGATTGAACTGAGTCGTAGGCGTTTTGAAACTGCCAACTTAGATATACCACCAGCAAATGCTAGTAGATCAGGACCGCCACCTAGCTCAGGAATGAGTGGCAGGGTAAACTTGCCTACAACAGTACCTAACTTTAATAATCCTTCACCCAGTGTAGTTACTGCCGCCACGTCTGTTCATGAAAGCAACAAAAATATACAGACATTTTCCACAGCCAGCATAGGATCGGCTCCTCCAAATATGGGGGCTTCTTTTGGGAGCCCAACGTTTAGCTCAACCATTCCGAGCACAGCGTCTCCAATGAACACAGTCCCACCACCACCAATTCCTCCAATCCCAGCGATGCCATCTTTGCCACCAATGCCGTCCATTCCCCCAATACCAGTTCCTCCTCCGGTACCTACATTGCCTCCGGTGCCTCCTGTGCCCCCAATTCCCCCAGTCCCTTCTGTGCCACCCATGACCCCACTGCCACCCATGTCTGGCATGCCACCCTTGAACCCGCCACCTGTGGCACCTCTGCCTGCTGGAATGAATGGCTCTGGAGCACCTATGAATCTGAACAATAACCTGAACCCTGTGTTTCTGGGTCCACTGAATCCTGTTAACCCTATCCAGATGAACTCTCAAAGCAGTGTGAAACCACTTCCCATCAATCCCGATGATCTATATGTCAGTGTGCATGGAATGCCCTTTTCTGCAATGGAAAATGATGTCAGAGATTTTTTCCATGGGCTCCGTGTTGATGCAGTGCATTTGTTGAAAGATCATGTAGGTCGAAATAATGGGAATGGATTGGTTAAGTTTCTCTCCCCTCAAGATACATTTGAAGCTTTGAAACGAAACAGAATGCTGATGATTCAACGCTATGTGGAAGTTAGTCCTGCCACAGAGAGACAGTGGGTAGCTGCTGGAGGCCATATCACTTTTAAGCAAAGTATAGGACCTTCTGGACAAACCCATCCCCCTCCTCAGACACTTCCCAGGTCAAAATCGCCCAGTGGGCAGAAAAGGTCAAGGTCAAGATCACCACATGAGGCTGGTTTTTGTGTTTACTTGAAAGGGCTACCATTTGAAGCGGAAAACAAAcatgtcattgatttttttaaaaagttggataTTGTGGAAGATAGTATTTATATTGCTTATGGACCCAATGGGAAAGCAACTGGTGAAGGCTTCGTAGAATTCAGGAATGAGGCTGACTATAAGGCTGCTCTGTGTCGTCATAAACAATACATGGGCAATCGCTTTATTCAAGTTCATCCAATTACTAAGAAAGGTATGCTAGAAAAGATAGATATGATTCGTAAAAGACTGCAGAACTTCAGCTATGACCAGAGGGAAATGATGTTAAATCCGGAGGGGGATGTCAGCTCTGCCAAAGTCTGTGCTCACATAACAAATATTCCATTCAGCATTACCAAGATGGATGTTCTTCAGTTCCTAGAAGGAATCCCAGTGGATGAAAATGCTGTACATGTTCTTGTTGATAACAATGGGCAAGGTCTAGGACAGGCATTGGTTcagtttaaaaatgaagatgatgCAC
- the LOC122916118 gene encoding RNA-binding protein 12 isoform X1, translating into MAVVIRLQGLPIVAGTMDIRHFFSGLTIPDGGVHIVGGELGEAFIVFATDEDARLGMMRTGGTIKGSKVTLLLSSKTEMQNMIELSRRRFETANLDIPPANASRSGPPPSSGMSGRVNLPTTVPNFNNPSPSVVTAATSVHESNKNIQTFSTASIGSAPPNMGASFGSPTFSSTIPSTASPMNTVPPPPIPPIPAMPSLPPMPSIPPIPVPPPVPTLPPVPPVPPIPPVPSVPPMTPLPPMSGMPPLNPPPVAPLPAGMNGSGAPMNLNNNLNPVFLGPLNPVNPIQMNSQSSVKPLPINPDDLYVSVHGMPFSAMENDVRDFFHGLRVDAVHLLKDHVGRNNGNGLVKFLSPQDTFEALKRNRMLMIQRYVEVSPATERQWVAAGGHITFKQSIGPSGQTHPPPQTLPRSKSPSGQKRSRSRSPHEAGFCVYLKGLPFEAENKHVIDFFKKLDIVEDSIYIAYGPNGKATGEGFVEFRNEADYKAALCRHKQYMGNRFIQVHPITKKGMLEKIDMIRKRLQNFSYDQREMMLNPEGDVSSAKVCAHITNIPFSITKMDVLQFLEGIPVDENAVHVLVDNNGQGLGQALVQFKNEDDARKSERLHRKKLNGREAFVHVVTLEDMREIEKNPPAQGKKGLKMPVPGNPTVPGMPSVGMPSAGMPSAGMPGAGIPGAGMPGAGVPSAGMPGAGVPGAGVPGAGVPGAGVPGAGVPGAGVPGAGVPGAGMPGAGGEEHAFLTVGSKEANNGPPFNFPGNFGGSNAFGPPLPPPGLGGAFGDARPAMPSVGNSGLPGLGLDVPGFGGGPNNLSGPGFGGGPQNFGNGPGSLGGPPGFGSGPPGLGSAPGHLSGPPAFGPGPGPGPGPIHIGGPPGFGSSSGKPGPTVIKVQNMPFTVSIDEILDFFYGYQVIPGSVCLKYNEKGMPTGEAMVAFESRDEATAAVIDLNDRPIGSRKVKLVLG; encoded by the coding sequence ATGGCTGTGGTCATCCGTTTGCAAGGTCTCCCAATTGTGGCGGGGACCATGGACATTCGCCACTTCTTCTCTGGATTGACCATCCCTGATGGGGGCGTGCATATTGTAGGGGGTGAACTGGGTGAGGCTTTCATCGTTTTTGCCACTGATGAAGATGCAAGGCTTGGTATGATGCGCAcaggtggtacaattaaagggtCAAAAGTAACACTTTTGTTGAGTAGTAAAACGGAAATGCAGAATATGATTGAACTGAGTCGTAGGCGTTTTGAAACTGCCAACTTAGATATACCACCAGCAAATGCTAGTAGATCAGGACCGCCACCTAGCTCAGGAATGAGTGGCAGGGTAAACTTGCCTACAACAGTACCTAACTTTAATAATCCTTCACCCAGTGTAGTTACTGCCGCCACGTCTGTTCATGAAAGCAACAAAAATATACAGACATTTTCCACAGCCAGCATAGGATCGGCTCCTCCAAATATGGGGGCTTCTTTTGGGAGCCCAACGTTTAGCTCAACCATTCCGAGCACAGCGTCTCCAATGAACACAGTCCCACCACCACCAATTCCTCCAATCCCAGCGATGCCATCTTTGCCACCAATGCCGTCCATTCCCCCAATACCAGTTCCTCCTCCGGTACCTACATTGCCTCCGGTGCCTCCTGTGCCCCCAATTCCCCCAGTCCCTTCTGTGCCACCCATGACCCCACTGCCACCCATGTCTGGCATGCCACCCTTGAACCCGCCACCTGTGGCACCTCTGCCTGCTGGAATGAATGGCTCTGGAGCACCTATGAATCTGAACAATAACCTGAACCCTGTGTTTCTGGGTCCACTGAATCCTGTTAACCCTATCCAGATGAACTCTCAAAGCAGTGTGAAACCACTTCCCATCAATCCCGATGATCTATATGTCAGTGTGCATGGAATGCCCTTTTCTGCAATGGAAAATGATGTCAGAGATTTTTTCCATGGGCTCCGTGTTGATGCAGTGCATTTGTTGAAAGATCATGTAGGTCGAAATAATGGGAATGGATTGGTTAAGTTTCTCTCCCCTCAAGATACATTTGAAGCTTTGAAACGAAACAGAATGCTGATGATTCAACGCTATGTGGAAGTTAGTCCTGCCACAGAGAGACAGTGGGTAGCTGCTGGAGGCCATATCACTTTTAAGCAAAGTATAGGACCTTCTGGACAAACCCATCCCCCTCCTCAGACACTTCCCAGGTCAAAATCGCCCAGTGGGCAGAAAAGGTCAAGGTCAAGATCACCACATGAGGCTGGTTTTTGTGTTTACTTGAAAGGGCTACCATTTGAAGCGGAAAACAAAcatgtcattgatttttttaaaaagttggataTTGTGGAAGATAGTATTTATATTGCTTATGGACCCAATGGGAAAGCAACTGGTGAAGGCTTCGTAGAATTCAGGAATGAGGCTGACTATAAGGCTGCTCTGTGTCGTCATAAACAATACATGGGCAATCGCTTTATTCAAGTTCATCCAATTACTAAGAAAGGTATGCTAGAAAAGATAGATATGATTCGTAAAAGACTGCAGAACTTCAGCTATGACCAGAGGGAAATGATGTTAAATCCGGAGGGGGATGTCAGCTCTGCCAAAGTCTGTGCTCACATAACAAATATTCCATTCAGCATTACCAAGATGGATGTTCTTCAGTTCCTAGAAGGAATCCCAGTGGATGAAAATGCTGTACATGTTCTTGTTGATAACAATGGGCAAGGTCTAGGACAGGCATTGGTTcagtttaaaaatgaagatgatgCACGTAAGTCTGAACGCTTACACCGTAAAAAACTTAATGGGAGAGAAGCTTTTGTTCATGTAGTTACTCTAGAAGATATGAGAGAGATTGAAAAAAATCCCCCTGCCCAAGGAAAAAAAGGGTTAAAGATGCCTGTGCCAGGTAATCCTACAGTTCCAGGAATGCCCAGTGTGGGAATGCCCAGTGCGGGAATGCCCAGTGCAGGAATGCCCGGTGCGGGTATCCCCGGTGCAGGAATGCCTGGTGCAGGAGTGCCCAGTGCAGGGATGCCTGGCGCAGGAGTTCCCGGTGCAGGTGTGCCCGGTGCAGGAGTGCCCGGTGCAGGTGTGCCCGGTGCAGGCGTGCCTGGTGCAGGAGTGCCCGGTGCAGGTGTGCCCGGTGCAGGAATGCCTGGTGCAGGAGGTGAAGAGCATGCCTTCCTGACTGTAGGATCTAAGGAGGCCAACAATGGGCCTCCATTTAACTTTCCTGGTAATTTTGGTGGGTCCAATGCCTTTGGGCCACCACTCCCTCCTCCAGGATTAGGAGGAGCCTTTGGTGATGCTAGGCCTGCTATGCCTTCAGTTGGAAATAGTGGTTTGCCTGGTCTAGGACTGGATGTTCCAGGGTTTGGAGGTGGACCAAATAATTTAAGTGGGCCAGGATTTGGAGGAGGCCCTCAGAATTTTGGAAATGGCCCTGGTAGTTTAGGTGGCCCCCCGGGCTTTGGAAGTGGCCCTCCTGGTCTTGGAAGTGCCCCTGGGCATTTGAGTGGGCCACCAGCCTttgggcctgggcctggccctggccctggcccaaTTCACATTGGTGGTCCCCCTGGCTTTGGATCTAGTTCTGGAAAACCAGGACCAACAGTAATTAAAGTGCAGAATATGCCCTTCACTGTGTCTATTGATGagattttagatttcttttatgGCTATCAAGTGATCCCAGGCTCAGTGTgtttaaaatacaatgaaaaaggtATGCCCACAGGCGAAGCCATGGTGGCCTTCGAATCTCGGGATGAAGCCACAGCTGCTGTCATTGACTTAAATGACAGACCTATAGGTTCACGGAAAGTAAAACTTGTCTTAGGGTAG